The Thermosynechococcus sp. genome has a segment encoding these proteins:
- the cobA gene encoding uroporphyrinogen-III C-methyltransferase, with protein MTVYFVGAGLGTPSSLTLEAWTCLRQAQVVLYDALLSPSLLELTPADCLRVAVGKRAGAEAVPQWEINRLLVAYGQQYPRVVRLKSGDPGLFGRLHQELEAVLGAGLEAVVIAGVSSALAAPLLAGICVTAKDVSQSVAILSGHAPETLPWPAIAQMETLIFLMATRSLRYIAEELLRQGRSPTEGLAILQWAGQPQQQFWLGTLETYLKMPHFPDMAPAVVVIGAIAQKRYPLASLDLVFPEFLRISPSSMSPLYGKTILVTRAAAQASEFTQQLIAAGAAVLEMPTLEIVPPSSWQPLDQALAQLDTFDWLILTSHNAVTFFMQRLHHHGKDSRALAGLKIAVVGEKTAQTLNSYGLVADFTPREFVADALVVEFPEPVAGLRFLFPRVETGGRPILRENFAAAGAEVVEVPAYDSRCPQAADARILEALQAGQVDMVTFTSSKTVKHFCQLVGAKAANLLQTVQIVSIGPQTSQTCRELLGRVDTEATEHTLEGVLQALLRLT; from the coding sequence TTGACGGTCTATTTTGTGGGTGCGGGGTTAGGTACCCCAAGCTCTCTCACGCTCGAAGCATGGACCTGCCTGCGGCAGGCGCAGGTGGTTCTTTACGACGCCCTGCTCTCCCCTAGCCTTCTTGAACTCACCCCCGCTGATTGCTTGCGGGTGGCGGTGGGCAAACGCGCAGGAGCTGAGGCCGTTCCCCAATGGGAAATCAACCGCCTTTTAGTGGCCTACGGCCAGCAGTACCCGCGGGTTGTTCGTCTCAAAAGTGGCGATCCGGGGCTATTTGGCCGTTTGCATCAGGAACTTGAGGCTGTCTTGGGGGCAGGTTTAGAGGCTGTGGTGATTGCGGGGGTGTCCTCAGCGCTGGCGGCACCTTTATTGGCTGGCATCTGTGTTACCGCAAAGGACGTGAGTCAGTCCGTAGCCATTCTGTCGGGGCATGCGCCAGAGACACTTCCCTGGCCAGCGATCGCCCAAATGGAGACCCTGATTTTTTTGATGGCCACCCGTTCGCTGCGATATATTGCCGAGGAACTGCTGCGGCAGGGGCGATCGCCCACTGAAGGATTGGCGATTCTGCAATGGGCGGGGCAACCCCAGCAACAATTCTGGTTGGGCACCCTAGAGACCTATCTGAAGATGCCTCACTTTCCAGACATGGCTCCTGCGGTCGTTGTCATTGGCGCGATCGCCCAAAAACGCTACCCTTTGGCTAGTCTAGATCTGGTCTTCCCTGAATTTTTGAGGATTTCCCCATCATCAATGTCTCCCCTCTACGGCAAAACGATTCTCGTCACTCGTGCGGCAGCTCAAGCGAGTGAGTTTACTCAGCAACTTATAGCAGCCGGTGCCGCCGTTTTAGAAATGCCGACACTGGAAATCGTTCCCCCTAGTTCTTGGCAGCCCCTCGATCAGGCCCTGGCACAACTCGATACCTTTGACTGGCTGATTCTGACTTCCCACAATGCCGTTACGTTTTTTATGCAACGGTTACACCATCATGGCAAGGATAGCCGTGCCCTCGCGGGTCTCAAGATTGCTGTCGTCGGTGAAAAAACTGCCCAAACCCTTAACAGTTACGGCTTAGTGGCTGACTTCACCCCCAGGGAATTTGTCGCCGATGCTTTAGTGGTAGAATTCCCAGAACCTGTTGCCGGCTTGCGTTTTCTCTTTCCGCGGGTGGAAACGGGCGGACGACCAATCTTAAGGGAGAACTTTGCCGCTGCCGGCGCTGAGGTCGTTGAGGTCCCTGCCTATGATTCCCGCTGCCCCCAAGCTGCCGATGCCCGCATTCTAGAAGCGCTGCAAGCTGGCCAAGTGGATATGGTCACCTTTACCAGCTCCAAGACAGTGAAACATTTTTGCCAATTGGTGGGTGCGAAGGCAGCCAATTTACTCCAAACGGTTCAGATTGTCAGTATTGGTCCCCAAACCTCCCAAACCTGCCGTGAGCTCTTGGGACGGGTGGATACTGAAGCAACAGAACATACCCTTGAGGGAGTCCTTCAGGCATTATTACGGCTCACTTAG
- a CDS encoding M23 family metallopeptidase, giving the protein MSNDSFTPTASQDAPLVSAAMLGRSLRSLCSYLPLLGTFVLIQPTHALDLTTLANDLGSKDVRPESLSMPSLFSTESQDSPTDFENLLSADKTDFLVGVSQGAWQRTLQPQVSFAPLSLKRPVLTLSASAAFDRLSRPLEPTFTVVDRRVRTNSLADLVTQATTSAVASLAIDTSLGIGGSLEQTTTKVEPQFTEGETTPLSEQVAFVNSSAAPVSTSTLGSVPFGRASERQRRTSPALLAVQQPPTRPALPQPSVMRRPQTTTVTAPPPAAVQPIAPPVPVKVARSIINPPLPSPLDLPPLPNADRFLPSLTTNFIWPARGVLTSGFGPRWGRMHWGIDIAAPIGTPIYAAAAGVVTYSQWNSGGYGNLVEIRHTDGTLTLYAHNHRNLVRVGQYVEQGQQIAEMGSTGRSTGPHVHFEVHPPGQGAVNPMIFLQRSQG; this is encoded by the coding sequence TTGAGCAACGATAGTTTTACCCCTACCGCCTCTCAGGATGCACCTCTTGTGTCTGCTGCTATGCTTGGTCGTTCGCTGCGCTCCCTTTGTTCCTATCTGCCCCTGCTGGGTACCTTTGTTCTGATTCAGCCTACCCACGCCCTTGATCTGACCACTCTTGCGAACGATCTAGGTTCAAAGGACGTTCGCCCCGAATCCCTTAGCATGCCCTCTCTTTTCAGCACTGAAAGCCAAGACTCCCCTACTGACTTTGAAAATCTTCTATCCGCCGACAAAACCGACTTCCTCGTGGGTGTTAGCCAAGGGGCATGGCAACGCACTCTCCAGCCGCAGGTGAGTTTTGCCCCCCTCTCCCTGAAAAGACCAGTGCTGACCCTCTCTGCCTCTGCTGCTTTTGACCGCCTCAGTCGTCCACTTGAACCGACCTTCACAGTGGTGGATCGGCGGGTTCGCACCAATAGCTTGGCAGATCTGGTGACGCAAGCCACCACCTCTGCTGTTGCTTCCTTGGCCATTGATACCTCCCTTGGGATCGGTGGCTCTTTGGAACAAACCACAACCAAAGTTGAACCACAATTCACCGAGGGGGAAACCACACCACTCTCCGAGCAGGTGGCATTTGTGAACTCCTCAGCAGCACCTGTTTCCACTTCAACCCTGGGGTCTGTCCCCTTTGGGCGTGCTTCTGAGCGGCAGCGTCGCACCAGCCCTGCGCTGCTTGCAGTCCAGCAACCCCCTACTCGCCCGGCTCTACCCCAGCCCAGCGTTATGAGGCGCCCGCAAACAACAACGGTAACGGCACCCCCCCCTGCCGCTGTACAACCCATTGCGCCCCCTGTGCCCGTCAAGGTGGCACGCTCAATTATCAATCCACCGTTACCCAGTCCTCTTGACTTACCCCCTCTACCCAACGCCGATCGCTTCCTGCCGAGCCTAACCACAAACTTTATTTGGCCGGCGCGGGGCGTGTTGACTTCTGGCTTTGGCCCCCGCTGGGGACGGATGCACTGGGGGATTGATATTGCGGCCCCCATTGGCACCCCCATTTATGCTGCCGCCGCCGGTGTGGTCACCTACTCCCAGTGGAACTCTGGTGGCTACGGCAATCTTGTGGAAATTCGCCACACCGATGGGACGCTGACGCTCTATGCCCACAACCATCGCAACTTGGTGCGGGTGGGCCAATACGTTGAGCAGGGTCAGCAGATTGCTGAAATGGGCAGTACGGGTCGCAGCACAGGTCCCCACGTCCACTTTGAAGTGCATCCCCCAGGACAGGGTGCTGTTAACCCAATGATCTTCCTGCAACGCAGCCAAGGGTAG
- the ribD gene encoding bifunctional diaminohydroxyphosphoribosylaminopyrimidine deaminase/5-amino-6-(5-phosphoribosylamino)uracil reductase RibD, translating into MRSAPVVEEIATIDAQYMGRCLELAAQAKGRTAPNPLVGCVIVAEGRVIGEGFHPKAGEPHAEVFALRSVRESDRPLLSKATLYVNLEPCNHYGRTPPCTEAIVAAGIPKVVVGMIDPNPQVAGAGVERLRAAGIEVTVGVREADCQRLNEAFVHRVRYQRPFGIFKYAMTLDGKIASRAGHSLWVSGEAARAMVHQLRSECDAVIVGGNTVRLDNPLLTSRHEHNPLRVVMSRTLDLPRDASLWETTTAATLVVTSASPQHPLIPQLQAQGVEVVHREPLTPTAVMALLYQRGIMTVLWECGGSLAAAAIAEGMVQKVWAFIAPKIIGGFDAPAPVADLGLTKMHEALCLEDVTWQAVGEDILVVGYLPSRRPVPSPQ; encoded by the coding sequence ATGCGCTCAGCCCCCGTTGTGGAGGAAATAGCCACGATTGATGCCCAGTACATGGGGCGCTGCCTTGAGTTAGCGGCTCAGGCCAAAGGCCGTACGGCCCCGAATCCCCTCGTGGGCTGTGTGATTGTGGCGGAGGGACGTGTCATTGGGGAGGGATTTCATCCCAAGGCGGGGGAACCCCATGCCGAGGTCTTTGCCCTGCGCAGTGTCAGGGAGAGCGATCGCCCCCTCCTCAGCAAGGCCACCCTCTACGTTAACCTTGAACCCTGCAACCACTATGGCCGCACACCCCCCTGTACCGAGGCAATTGTTGCTGCTGGTATTCCCAAGGTGGTGGTGGGCATGATTGATCCGAATCCCCAAGTGGCCGGAGCAGGGGTAGAGCGGCTGCGCGCAGCGGGCATAGAAGTCACTGTTGGCGTGCGGGAAGCAGACTGTCAACGCCTGAACGAAGCGTTTGTCCATCGGGTGCGCTACCAGCGTCCCTTTGGCATTTTTAAGTACGCCATGACCCTCGATGGCAAAATTGCCTCTAGGGCGGGCCATAGTCTCTGGGTGAGTGGCGAAGCCGCACGCGCCATGGTGCATCAACTGCGCTCTGAATGCGATGCTGTCATTGTGGGGGGCAATACCGTGCGGCTGGATAATCCCCTCTTGACCTCCCGCCATGAGCACAATCCCCTACGGGTGGTGATGAGCCGTACCCTTGATCTGCCGCGGGATGCCTCTTTGTGGGAAACCACCACCGCTGCAACCTTGGTGGTTACTTCCGCTTCGCCCCAGCATCCCCTAATTCCGCAACTGCAGGCACAGGGTGTGGAGGTAGTGCACCGAGAGCCGCTAACACCGACCGCCGTTATGGCACTGCTTTATCAACGGGGCATCATGACCGTGCTTTGGGAGTGTGGCGGTTCCCTGGCAGCGGCAGCGATCGCCGAAGGCATGGTACAGAAGGTGTGGGCATTTATTGCGCCAAAAATTATCGGTGGCTTCGATGCCCCCGCCCCAGTGGCCGATTTAGGCTTAACCAAGATGCATGAGGCCTTGTGCCTAGAGGACGTGACTTGGCAAGCCGTGGGCGAAGACATTCTCGTAGTCGGCTACCTACCGTCTAGGCGTCCGGTTCCGTCACCTCAATAA
- a CDS encoding DUF6679 family protein, with amino-acid sequence MLHRKLYQLYTDGQEVWIYLRDQQRLIDRARIVDIEGNVVTIRYETEEDDEVCAWEEIVNIESIGSISRRLAAVPRGYAELAIADECPEAEQLPKHSSETEHER; translated from the coding sequence ATGTTACACCGCAAGCTTTATCAACTCTATACCGACGGCCAAGAAGTCTGGATTTACTTGCGGGACCAACAACGCCTGATTGACCGGGCACGCATTGTGGACATCGAAGGGAATGTGGTTACCATCCGCTACGAAACGGAGGAAGACGACGAAGTGTGTGCTTGGGAGGAAATCGTCAATATCGAAAGCATTGGCTCCATTTCACGGCGACTGGCAGCAGTCCCCCGGGGCTATGCGGAGTTAGCCATCGCGGATGAATGTCCGGAGGCGGAGCAATTGCCGAAGCATTCCTCGGAAACCGAACACGAGCGTTGA
- the dnaK gene encoding molecular chaperone DnaK produces the protein MGKIVGIDLGTTNSVIAVLEGGKPVVIANAEGSRTTPSVVAFGKDGERLVGQLARRQAVLNPQNTFYAVKRFIGREYSELTAESKRVPYTIRRDESGKVRIKCPRLQREFAPEEISAMVLRKLVEDASRYLGEPVTDAVITVPAYFNDSQRQATRDAGRIAGLNVRRIINEPTAAALAYGLDRQQEQTILVFDLGGGTFDVSILEVGDGVFEVKATSGDTQLGGNDFDKLIVDWLAEDFLAKEGIDLRRDRQSLQRLTDAAEKAKIELSGLLETNIDLPFVTATAEGPKHIETTLSRRQFEDLSQDLLQRLRYPVEQALMDAHLTPSQIDAVVLVGGATRMPMVQDLVRQMIGREPKQNVNPDEVVAVGAAIQAGILAGEVKDILLLDVTPLSLGVETIGGVTKVLIPRNTTIPVRRSDIFSTSENNQSQVEIHVVQGERELAAHNKSLGRFKLTGIPPAPRGVPQIQVSFDLDANGLLQVVALDRFSGREQSVVIQGASTLSEEEIQQMLLDAESNAAGDRQRRARIEKRNRAQDLINRAERQLREAAQEFGYQFAAEQRRGIEALVRQLQEAIRNEDDRQIDLTYAALEERLYDFVRQLRLREEEVEDDEEIFKLPNLREAVNKGLDVVRGRERRRDDYEDEWDEPPRTRRSRSYSQRSDSAPWDDWDDDDW, from the coding sequence ATGGGCAAAATTGTTGGCATTGATCTGGGGACAACCAATTCCGTCATTGCTGTACTGGAAGGGGGAAAACCGGTAGTAATTGCCAATGCAGAAGGCTCCCGCACCACTCCCTCTGTGGTGGCCTTTGGCAAAGACGGCGAGCGCCTTGTGGGGCAGTTGGCGCGACGGCAGGCGGTGCTCAATCCCCAAAACACCTTCTATGCCGTGAAGCGCTTTATTGGCCGTGAATATAGTGAACTGACGGCTGAATCCAAACGGGTACCCTATACGATCCGCCGCGATGAATCGGGAAAGGTGCGCATCAAGTGCCCCCGGCTGCAACGGGAATTTGCCCCCGAAGAAATTTCAGCCATGGTCTTGCGCAAGCTGGTGGAGGATGCCAGCCGCTACCTCGGGGAACCGGTCACCGATGCGGTGATTACTGTACCGGCCTACTTTAATGACTCGCAGCGGCAAGCCACCCGTGATGCGGGACGTATTGCGGGTCTCAATGTGCGGCGGATTATCAATGAACCCACCGCGGCAGCCCTAGCCTATGGTCTCGATCGCCAGCAGGAGCAGACGATTCTCGTTTTTGACCTGGGCGGTGGCACCTTTGATGTCTCCATTCTCGAGGTTGGTGACGGCGTGTTTGAAGTGAAGGCCACCAGCGGCGATACCCAACTGGGGGGCAATGACTTTGATAAGTTGATTGTGGACTGGCTAGCCGAAGACTTCCTCGCTAAGGAAGGCATTGATTTACGGCGCGATCGCCAGTCGCTGCAACGGCTCACCGATGCTGCCGAAAAAGCCAAAATTGAACTTTCCGGCCTACTGGAAACCAATATCGATCTGCCCTTTGTCACCGCCACAGCAGAGGGGCCAAAACACATTGAAACCACCCTCAGTCGTCGCCAATTTGAAGACCTTAGCCAAGACCTATTGCAACGGCTGCGCTATCCGGTCGAACAGGCCCTAATGGACGCCCATTTAACTCCCAGTCAAATTGATGCTGTGGTACTGGTGGGTGGTGCGACGCGGATGCCCATGGTGCAGGATCTGGTGCGGCAGATGATTGGCCGTGAACCCAAGCAAAATGTCAACCCCGATGAAGTGGTGGCCGTCGGTGCCGCGATTCAAGCAGGGATTCTCGCAGGGGAGGTGAAAGATATCCTGCTGTTGGATGTAACGCCCCTTTCCTTAGGTGTGGAAACCATTGGCGGCGTGACTAAGGTGCTGATTCCCCGCAATACGACAATTCCGGTGCGTCGCTCCGATATTTTCTCAACCTCAGAAAATAACCAAAGCCAAGTGGAAATCCACGTGGTTCAGGGGGAGCGGGAACTGGCAGCCCACAATAAGTCCCTGGGACGCTTTAAGTTAACGGGAATTCCGCCAGCCCCTCGGGGGGTGCCCCAAATTCAAGTGTCCTTTGACTTGGATGCCAATGGCCTGCTGCAAGTGGTGGCCTTGGATCGCTTTAGCGGTCGTGAGCAAAGTGTGGTCATTCAGGGGGCATCAACCCTAAGTGAAGAGGAAATTCAGCAGATGCTCTTGGATGCCGAGTCCAATGCAGCGGGCGATCGCCAGCGGCGGGCACGCATTGAGAAGCGCAACCGCGCCCAGGATTTGATTAACCGAGCCGAACGCCAGTTGCGGGAAGCGGCTCAGGAATTTGGCTATCAATTTGCCGCTGAGCAGCGCCGTGGTATTGAGGCCCTAGTGCGGCAATTGCAGGAGGCCATTCGCAATGAAGACGATCGCCAGATTGACCTCACCTATGCTGCCCTTGAAGAGCGGCTCTACGACTTTGTCCGTCAACTGCGCCTGAGGGAAGAGGAGGTGGAAGACGATGAAGAGATCTTTAAGCTGCCCAACCTTAGGGAAGCGGTAAATAAAGGTCTGGATGTGGTGCGGGGTCGAGAGCGGCGGCGGGATGATTATGAGGACGAGTGGGATGAGCCACCGCGCACGCGGCGTTCCCGCAGCTACTCCCAGCGCAGTGATTCAGCCCCATGGGACGATTGGGATGACGATGACTGGTAG
- a CDS encoding J domain-containing protein: MRNFRDYYQLLGVDRDASLEEIKRAYRRLARQYHPDLNPGDRAAEEKFKNISEAYQVLSDPARREQYDRYGEYWSQPGFRTRPSQRTAMARRNGTSLREEPDLSEDNFQEFLDQLLGRRSPRTSTVSADPPRRSSTIETDYFRPGTVKTVYTAVSRRDAEATLEIPLEKAYAGGRERIRLGDGRSLEVTLPPGMVTGQRIRLRGQGTGGGDLYLKIQVTPHPLFRLEDYDIVCELPVTPSEAALGGQIEAPTLDGWVKMVVPAGVRTGQRLRLAGKGYPRPDGDRGDQLVEIVITLPPQLSDAERDLYRQLQAIESYNPRAHLAYS; this comes from the coding sequence ATGCGTAATTTTCGAGATTACTACCAGCTTTTGGGCGTGGATCGCGATGCCAGCCTTGAGGAGATTAAGCGCGCCTATCGGCGGCTGGCTCGGCAGTATCATCCCGATCTGAATCCCGGCGATCGCGCCGCTGAAGAGAAGTTCAAAAACATTAGTGAAGCTTACCAAGTCCTCAGTGATCCGGCTCGCCGTGAGCAATACGATCGCTACGGTGAATATTGGTCACAGCCTGGCTTTCGCACTCGCCCTTCCCAACGCACCGCTATGGCTCGTCGCAATGGTACTAGTCTTAGGGAAGAACCCGACCTCAGTGAAGATAATTTTCAAGAGTTTTTGGATCAACTGTTGGGTCGGCGATCGCCCCGCACTTCTACGGTTTCTGCGGATCCCCCCCGTCGCTCGTCTACCATAGAGACAGACTACTTTCGCCCCGGCACCGTCAAAACCGTCTATACCGCTGTGAGTCGTCGCGATGCTGAAGCCACGCTAGAAATCCCCCTCGAAAAAGCCTACGCAGGAGGACGGGAGCGGATTCGCCTTGGAGATGGGCGCTCCCTAGAAGTGACGCTGCCACCGGGGATGGTTACGGGTCAGCGGATTCGGCTGCGGGGTCAAGGCACGGGTGGCGGTGATCTTTATCTGAAAATTCAAGTGACTCCCCATCCCCTCTTTCGCCTGGAGGACTATGACATTGTCTGTGAACTGCCCGTGACCCCCAGTGAGGCTGCCCTTGGCGGGCAAATTGAAGCTCCGACCCTCGATGGTTGGGTAAAAATGGTGGTTCCAGCAGGGGTACGGACAGGGCAGCGTTTGCGACTGGCGGGCAAGGGCTACCCTCGTCCCGATGGCGATCGCGGTGACCAACTGGTGGAAATTGTCATTACACTGCCGCCCCAACTGAGCGATGCCGAACGGGATCTCTACCGGCAGCTTCAGGCCATTGAGTCCTACAACCCCCGTGCCCATCTGGCCTACTCCTAA
- a CDS encoding acyl-CoA dehydrogenase family protein — protein sequence MDALAFADLAAPPLLKDIQRYLTSVVAPMANRLDQQNSLLSESLQALGNLGIFRLGVPKAVGGWECDRRTLWHLSLQLAQTSGALAFLVAQHQSALGIILEHPEGRVAQAYLADLIKGQVLVGVSFSHLRHNLGELQAQPTSEGYLLRGTLPWLSGFQHMTMFIAAAPLPDQRILFALMPFINAQQAGGGILHLSLPLPLAAVPSTQTVQAELVDWLVPPAEVVGIAAADWLAVRDRQQLLRGSAAPMGCARASLQILAESVDAKDLYHHLRDRWHRLYDQIQRELEEVNPPYHAQLRAAAIHLAVQAAQAALITTGGSALMLSHTVQRLYREAMLYTVSGLNGPLRHALMEDLWLEQSFH from the coding sequence ATGGATGCCCTAGCTTTTGCTGATTTGGCAGCGCCGCCTCTTCTAAAGGACATTCAGAGGTACCTCACTAGCGTTGTCGCTCCCATGGCCAACCGCCTTGATCAGCAAAACTCCCTTTTATCGGAGAGCCTGCAAGCCTTAGGGAACTTGGGCATTTTTCGTTTGGGGGTACCCAAAGCAGTCGGGGGATGGGAGTGCGATCGCCGTACGCTGTGGCATTTGAGCTTACAACTGGCACAAACCTCCGGTGCCCTTGCCTTTTTGGTGGCACAACATCAATCTGCCTTGGGCATCATTCTCGAACACCCTGAAGGGAGGGTTGCCCAAGCCTACTTGGCGGACTTAATCAAGGGGCAGGTGTTGGTGGGTGTCAGCTTTTCCCATCTGCGTCACAACCTAGGGGAGCTGCAAGCTCAACCCACCAGTGAGGGCTATCTCCTGCGGGGAACGTTGCCCTGGCTCAGTGGCTTTCAGCATATGACGATGTTTATCGCTGCCGCTCCCCTACCGGATCAGCGGATTCTCTTTGCCCTCATGCCTTTTATCAATGCCCAACAGGCCGGCGGCGGCATTTTGCACCTCTCATTGCCCCTACCTCTAGCTGCTGTGCCCTCAACCCAAACGGTGCAGGCAGAGCTGGTGGATTGGTTAGTCCCGCCGGCAGAGGTGGTGGGTATCGCTGCGGCAGATTGGCTGGCTGTTCGCGATCGCCAGCAGTTGCTGCGGGGCAGTGCCGCCCCCATGGGCTGTGCCCGTGCTAGTTTGCAGATTCTAGCTGAGAGTGTCGACGCCAAAGACCTCTATCACCACTTGCGCGATCGCTGGCACCGCCTTTACGACCAGATTCAAAGGGAGCTAGAGGAGGTCAATCCCCCCTACCATGCCCAACTGCGCGCCGCCGCCATCCACCTTGCCGTCCAAGCAGCTCAAGCTGCCCTGATTACGACGGGTGGCAGTGCCTTAATGTTGAGTCACACCGTGCAGCGTCTCTATCGCGAAGCAATGCTCTACACCGTCTCTGGCTTGAATGGGCCGCTACGCCATGCCTTGATGGAGGATTTGTGGCTTGAACAGAGTTTCCATTGA
- a CDS encoding DNA-3-methyladenine glycosylase yields MNRVSIEQDQCLPLDWFARPAPVVAAELLGCILVRQQANGQLYRGRIVETEAYMAGDPACHGYRRQTARNAPMFAAPGTIYVYQIYGIHHCLNIASDRPNFASAVLIRALEMLSPPLPPPMAAGPGKLCRVLGIDRRLSGLMLGQESGLWLEKPPQPLTDPVVQTTRIGISQGQETPWRWYVQGNPAVSRYS; encoded by the coding sequence TTGAACAGAGTTTCCATTGAGCAAGACCAGTGTCTGCCCCTTGATTGGTTTGCGCGTCCGGCCCCAGTGGTCGCTGCAGAATTACTGGGGTGTATTCTCGTGCGTCAACAGGCCAATGGTCAGCTCTACCGTGGCCGCATTGTCGAAACCGAGGCCTATATGGCCGGAGATCCCGCTTGCCATGGCTACCGTCGCCAAACTGCTCGCAATGCTCCCATGTTTGCGGCACCGGGCACCATCTATGTCTATCAAATCTATGGCATTCACCACTGCTTGAATATCGCTAGCGATCGCCCAAATTTTGCCAGTGCTGTTCTCATTCGTGCCCTAGAGATGCTCAGCCCCCCCTTACCGCCCCCTATGGCCGCTGGTCCGGGAAAACTGTGTCGAGTCCTGGGGATCGATCGCCGGCTTTCTGGCCTGATGCTAGGGCAAGAGAGCGGTCTCTGGTTAGAAAAACCGCCCCAGCCCCTGACAGACCCGGTGGTGCAGACCACCCGCATTGGTATTTCCCAGGGGCAGGAGACGCCGTGGCGGTGGTATGTGCAGGGAAACCCTGCCGTCTCCCGCTATTCCTAG
- a CDS encoding SulP family inorganic anion transporter codes for MLTNLVNRVDFRYWRGDLFGGLTAAIVALPMALAFGVTSGAGATAGLYCVICLGFFAALFGGTPTLISNPTGPMTVVITAVITRLTSEYPEQGLYMAFTVVMLAGCFQILFGLLRLGKYITLMPYTVISGFMSGIGLIMILLQIGPLLGHSSKGGVLGAVQNLPEWIQTLNPAALTLGLFTLGLIYFTPQKIRRLVPPQLLALVLGTILSMIFFADAGLARIGTIPTGLPEFVPPTFTLPALKTMIVDGAMLGMLGCIDSLLTSVIADSITRTQHNSDKELIGQGIGNLVSGLFGGLPGAGATMGTVVNIQAGGRTCLSGMIHAVILLMVVLWAAPLTEPIPNAVLAGILIKVGIDIIDWNFLKRAHLLSLRAAFIMYGVMLLTVFVDLIVAVGVGVFIANMLTIKRLADLQSEEVKAITHADDQTPLTPEEKELFHEAKGQLLLLHLGGPMSFGSAWAISQRQAIMADYRVLILDVSSVPLLGVTAALAIESLIQEAQKHGLAIFLVNGSADKVQERLQRFRILDRLPADHVVSDRRQALEKAIQFLRQPNELLEATTGS; via the coding sequence ATGCTAACCAATTTAGTTAATCGAGTTGACTTTCGCTATTGGCGCGGTGATCTCTTTGGTGGGCTAACTGCTGCCATTGTCGCCTTGCCAATGGCCTTGGCCTTTGGGGTCACCTCTGGGGCTGGTGCCACAGCAGGACTCTACTGCGTCATCTGTCTTGGCTTTTTTGCCGCTCTTTTTGGGGGCACGCCAACACTCATTTCCAATCCCACAGGGCCAATGACCGTCGTGATTACGGCAGTGATCACCCGACTGACCAGTGAATATCCCGAACAGGGGTTATACATGGCCTTTACGGTGGTGATGCTAGCGGGCTGTTTTCAAATCCTCTTTGGTCTATTGCGGTTGGGCAAATACATCACCCTCATGCCCTACACCGTGATTTCTGGCTTTATGTCGGGGATTGGCCTGATCATGATCCTGCTGCAAATTGGCCCACTGTTGGGGCACAGCAGTAAAGGTGGGGTCTTGGGGGCCGTGCAAAACTTGCCAGAGTGGATTCAAACACTGAACCCAGCTGCCCTTACTTTGGGCTTATTCACCCTCGGACTCATTTATTTCACACCCCAGAAAATTCGTCGGCTTGTGCCGCCACAGCTCCTCGCCTTGGTTTTGGGCACGATTCTATCAATGATCTTTTTTGCGGATGCCGGTTTGGCACGCATTGGCACGATTCCCACTGGTCTACCAGAGTTTGTGCCGCCGACGTTTACGCTGCCTGCTCTGAAAACGATGATTGTGGACGGGGCAATGCTGGGGATGCTCGGCTGTATTGATTCGCTCCTTACCTCGGTGATTGCCGATAGCATTACCCGTACTCAGCACAATTCCGATAAGGAACTGATCGGCCAAGGCATTGGCAACCTGGTGTCGGGCTTGTTCGGCGGTTTGCCCGGTGCCGGTGCGACGATGGGTACAGTGGTCAATATCCAAGCGGGGGGACGCACCTGCTTATCGGGTATGATCCACGCCGTGATTCTGCTGATGGTGGTGCTGTGGGCGGCCCCATTGACGGAACCGATTCCCAATGCCGTGTTGGCGGGGATTCTCATCAAGGTGGGGATTGACATCATTGACTGGAATTTTCTCAAACGCGCCCACCTGCTGTCACTGCGGGCAGCTTTCATTATGTATGGCGTGATGCTGCTGACGGTCTTTGTGGACTTGATTGTGGCTGTGGGGGTTGGTGTCTTTATTGCCAATATGCTGACGATCAAGCGCTTGGCGGATCTGCAATCGGAGGAGGTGAAGGCGATTACCCACGCCGATGATCAAACCCCCCTGACCCCTGAGGAAAAAGAACTCTTCCACGAAGCCAAGGGTCAACTGTTGCTGCTGCACCTTGGGGGCCCGATGAGTTTTGGCTCCGCTTGGGCAATTTCGCAGCGGCAGGCAATCATGGCGGACTATAGGGTGCTGATTCTGGACGTCAGCAGTGTGCCGCTGTTGGGGGTGACGGCAGCCTTGGCCATTGAGTCACTCATCCAAGAGGCGCAAAAGCATGGTTTAGCGATTTTTCTGGTGAATGGTTCGGCAGATAAGGTGCAAGAGCGGCTCCAACGCTTCCGCATTTTGGATCGGTTGCCCGCTGATCATGTGGTGAGCGATCGCCGACAAGCCCTCGAAAAGGCCATCCAGTTTCTTCGCCAACCAAACGAATTGCTGGAGGCGACAACGGGTAGCTAG